The segment CTTAATCCTCCTACGACAATATAAGGTATGCTCCATCTGACCAGTGATTCTTCTATAACTCTGGACTGAGCATTAGTTCTATATAAAATAGCAATGTCTTTCCACTTTAAGTTCGAGTCAGATGCTGCTAATAACCTAAGTCTGTGGACTACAGATTCTGCTTCAGATATTTCATCATCACATCTTGTAAGTTTTATCATTTCACCTGAATCCCTTGTAGCTTTTAAAGTCTTTTTCAACCTTTCTTTATTGTTTGATATTAATGAATTTGCAGCATCTAAGATTGTCGAGGTTGACCTATAGTTTTCTTCTAATTTGATAATATTAGAACTCTTTGACTTTGGATCTTTGTTACTAAAATCGTTTTGAAAACCCATAAGTATTCTAAAATCTGCTGCGCGAAAACTATAAATACTCTGATCAGCGTCTCCAACAACAAAAACAGAACGACCTGACCAATTTGTAAATAAAGATGGACTTATTCCATTGGTTACTAAAAGCTTAATTAATTCATATTGAGTCCAATTTGTATCTTGGTACTCATCTACGAGCAGATGTTTAAAACGATTATGCCAATAAGATCTGACCTCTTTATTTTGTTGTAAAAGTTGAACTGGTAGTAAAAGAAGATCATCAAAATCAAGAGCATTATTTGCTGCTAATGCTTTTCTATAAAGACTATATATCTGAGCTATTAACTTATCTCTTTGACCTTCTGCCTTCTCAGCAAATTTATCAGGTAATATTCCTAAATTCTTGGCGTTACTGATAGACCATCTGATTTTTTTTGGCTCAAACCTCTTTGGATCAAGGTTCATATCCTGAATTATAATTTCTTTAATCAAGCTTTGTGCATCTCTCTCATCATAAATAGAGAAGTGTTTTGTCCAGCTAAGACCTTCCTTGTCTATAAGCCTTTCAATATCAAATCTTAAAAGCCTTGAAAATAATGAATGAAATGTTCCAATCCAAAGGTTCTTTGTGACTTCTCTATATATAAGAGTCCTGAATTGATTCTTTTCAACATCTCTTATGCTTGACCATGGCTGTCCTAATTGATTCTCTGCAAGTCTTCTTGCTAGAAGCAACTCTAATCTTTCTTTCATTTCTTTTGCTGCTTTATTTGTGAATGTCACAGCAAGAATTTCATAAGGATCTACTTTGTATTCACTTATTAAATGGGCAATACGGTGTGTTAATGCTCTAGTTTTGCCGCTTCCCGCTCCTGCTACAACCAGTAAAGGACCTTCATGATGGTTGACAGCATTTGATTGTTCTTCATTGAGACCAAAAAGAAAACCAGATTGTTTTTTATTTGCCATTACTTATAAAACCTTCATGTGAAATATTTTGTTTTTATTGTTGTATATAGCCATTGGAAATCTTTGTGGAAGTCTGCGTTAATTTGACTTATCACGTTGCTTTATAAGTTGATCAAGCACTCTCTGTAGATTAGTTAACTCTGTGTTTTCGTTAAGTGTGGAATTTATTTTTTTTTCTGGAATTTGAAGCTTTTGCGAGATAACGGTTATCTCTTCCTTAAGCCTATCCCTATACACGGTAAGCATCTCTATGGATTTATTCAGCTCTTGGATGTTCGGTTCAGTCATGGCTTCATAGACTTATTAGGAGGGTAACCCATAATCACGCGAAGGATTGGATTGGTTTTCATTTCAGGCACTGAGTTAAGTCGGGCTTTTTCTTATCAACTTCAGTTACGAAGCATTGCGTTGATCAATTCACTTCGTTGGAGGTGCCAGTAGAAGAGTTAGGTTGGTTATTGGTGCTTTTCCTTACGGATCAAAAGCACTTTAATCACATCACAGACAAGGCTTAAAGACATTCAGATGCTTGATGCATTCTCACGTGCTGTAGTTAGTGCTGATTCCAAAGGCTCACCTATTGGAAGTGCTGAACTTGCTTCTCTACGTAAATACGTAGCGGATGCAAACAAAAGAATTGATGCAACACTTGCTATTACTCAAAACGTTTCTTGTATAGCAGCTGACGCTGTATCAGGAATCGTATGCGAAAATACTGGTTTGACTCAGCCAGGTGGCAACTGCTACCCCACTAGACGTATGGCTGCCTGTCTTAGAGATGGAGAAATTATATTGAGATATGTCAGCTATGCTTTGCTTGCTGGAGACCCTTCGATCCTAGATGACAGATGTATTAATGGTTTGAAAGAAACTTATATAGCTTTGGGTGTCCCTATCGCTAGTGCAATTAGGGCAATAGAAATAATGAAAATAGCCACCGTTGCAATTATGACTGAAACAAATACCGGTAGAAAAATGTTTGATGGCATTAATTCAGGAACAGGAGCTCAATGTCAGGATATAGCCTCAGAAGCTGCATCTTATTTTGACAGAGTAATCAGTGCCCTCAGTTAACTGATTAATTCTTACTTAATTCAATTCTTTTTTAAAGAAAGCGGAAATGAAATCAGCAGTCACCACAGTACTCTCTTCAGCAGATGCTGCTGGCAGATTTCCTACAATTAGCGATTTGGAGTCAGTTAAAGGCTCTTTTGATAGGGCTCCTGCGCGATTAGAAGCAGCTGAAAAACTTTCCATTTATATAGATAAATATACTTCAGCTGCATTAGATCAAGTCTATGGAGTTGGGATTTACGACCAGGCAAATAAAGATAAGTGTGCACGAGATATAAATCACTATTTGAGGTTGATTAATTATTGCTTGGTTACAGGCGGAACAGGTCCTTTAGACGAATGGGGTATCGCAGGGATGAGAGAAGTAATTAGAGCTCAGATGTTACCTACTGCAGCATATGTAGAGGCCCTTTCATTTGTTAGAGATCAAATAGATATCCCAGGTGAGATGGGCCAGCAAGCTGCAACAGAGTTTAAGGCTTTGTTGGATTATTTGATTAATGCACTTGCCTGAGAATAATATTTTTGAAGAATCTTTAGGAAATTTCTAAAAAGAAATTCCTTTTTATGAATCGGTTATTTAAAAAAAAAGCTGATTTTGAAGCTTTATTAGAGGCTTTCCGGCATCCAAATCCAAATCTTAATGAAGAAGCTTGCTTGCAGATGAGGGCTTATTGGCCTAAAGAAACGATTTTGTTCCTAACAAATAATCTTGATAGTGATGATGTTCAAATTAGAAGAAAATCCGTGAAATTCCTCTCGACCTTTGGTATACAAATTGTTGAGCCTATC is part of the Prochlorococcus marinus str. MIT 0919 genome and harbors:
- a CDS encoding UvrD-helicase domain-containing protein, which gives rise to MANKKQSGFLFGLNEEQSNAVNHHEGPLLVVAGAGSGKTRALTHRIAHLISEYKVDPYEILAVTFTNKAAKEMKERLELLLARRLAENQLGQPWSSIRDVEKNQFRTLIYREVTKNLWIGTFHSLFSRLLRFDIERLIDKEGLSWTKHFSIYDERDAQSLIKEIIIQDMNLDPKRFEPKKIRWSISNAKNLGILPDKFAEKAEGQRDKLIAQIYSLYRKALAANNALDFDDLLLLPVQLLQQNKEVRSYWHNRFKHLLVDEYQDTNWTQYELIKLLVTNGISPSLFTNWSGRSVFVVGDADQSIYSFRAADFRILMGFQNDFSNKDPKSKSSNIIKLEENYRSTSTILDAANSLISNNKERLKKTLKATRDSGEMIKLTRCDDEISEAESVVHRLRLLAASDSNLKWKDIAILYRTNAQSRVIEESLVRWSIPYIVVGGLRFYDRREVKDILAYLRLLINPSDSVSLLRILNVPKRGIGKTTVQRFSDASSQLGVPLWQIVSDPEAIRSLGGRSAKGLLKFKELIEDLNSYLNNSEPSKLIQLVMEKSGYISELIAAATDEAEERRRNLQELVNAALQYQEENETSDLEGFLATAALSSDADNTDIVNDRVTLMTLHSSKGLEFPIICLVGLEQGLFPSYRSLDDPASLEEERRLCYVGLTRAQERLFLFHANERRLWGGMREPAVASIFLSEIPTKLLEGDIQLNGGTALRRDRHLERLTRVDRIGQTNNSLNIEKSFPSNAVRRKSSNPLKGRSWSVGDKIEHAAFGSGEVTHIFGSGEKMSIAIKFNGMSPKILDPRLAPIKLVEENSDPTN
- a CDS encoding bleomycin hydrolase, which produces MLDAFSRAVVSADSKGSPIGSAELASLRKYVADANKRIDATLAITQNVSCIAADAVSGIVCENTGLTQPGGNCYPTRRMAACLRDGEIILRYVSYALLAGDPSILDDRCINGLKETYIALGVPIASAIRAIEIMKIATVAIMTETNTGRKMFDGINSGTGAQCQDIASEAASYFDRVISALS
- a CDS encoding bleomycin hydrolase, with translation MKSAVTTVLSSADAAGRFPTISDLESVKGSFDRAPARLEAAEKLSIYIDKYTSAALDQVYGVGIYDQANKDKCARDINHYLRLINYCLVTGGTGPLDEWGIAGMREVIRAQMLPTAAYVEALSFVRDQIDIPGEMGQQAATEFKALLDYLINALA